The stretch of DNA TCATGGGAAATGAAGTTTCGACAATTGATGCAAGTGCCTTTGCATTTTTGGCAAATATTGTTTGGATGCCTTATGATGATCCTTTGAAAATCATCGTCCAAAAACATCAAAATATTCTGCATTTTTGCGATAAAATGTGGCAGAGTTTCTACCCGGAATTAAAGCAGCCCTTTCGCATTGTCTGAAAACGCAAGCATGGGATGGTTTACCCCTAACTGTTTGATAGTTTGTGTTGTTTTTTATTTGACGTCTTCGTCAAAATAATAGTTTTGTTAAAAAAATAGCATAAAAATTTGCCGATAGGGTTTGCAATATTCACTTTATTTGTTAAGCTTCTTTCGTCTTATTAACACTTGGGGATTGAAATGCCTATTATTAATGGAACACGCTTCCAGAAAAAAGAAAAAATTAAAGCAGACATCAACAGTGAAACCTATGAGAAAATTATGGAATATTGCGCATGGGCCGATATTGATGATGTTGGTTTTTTTATAGAAGAAGCAGCCAGCTTCGTTTTCGCTAAAGACCGTGAGTGGAAACAACACAAAAAAGCGGCAAAAAAACGCGCTGAAACAGTTTCTGAATAATTTTTAATACTCAGGGTGCCTTTAATAAAGCACCCTGAGTATGCACTTAAGCCTTTCTTCATACTGCTCTTGCCTTTTTGATTTTTAAAAATATCTTTCGATTATGACACTGCGTAAGGAAACAAAATGTCGGGACACAAGGTACATTTATTAATCCATGCCTTATTGGGATTGTTATCGCTGCTTTTCATTTCATCCGTGCAGGCTGCAACGCCTCTGTGGACATTTATACCACAAACACCAGTTGAGCTGACACTGACTAACAGCGCTGGCGCTGAAGTGATTTATACCGTGCAAAATCAGTCTGTTCGCCCGAAAACCCTGGTGATGATGCCGATTGCCGGTATAACGCAAAACGACGTTTGCCAGTTACCGGGAAAAGGGACATGTACTTTAAAATTGAGTATTCAGGGTAATGCATTAAAGGGTGATGTTTTAGGCGGGCCAATATTATGCCAGCAAGGCGATCCCAACCAGTGTTATCAACCGGCTCCTGTCTATTCACTCAAAATCCATTTGGTAAACCAGCCGCCCGTACAGCAATTTACTGTGACGCCGTCTGCCGGACCTAATGGCAGCATCACACCTGATACACCTCAGGTGGTTAATCCCGGCAGTAATCTGGTATTCATGGCGACCCCTGCTGCTGGATTTGCAGTTAAGCAATGGTTGCTCGATGGGGTGGTTGCTCAGAATGGCGGTACCAGTTTCCAGTTAAATAACATTGACGCCAATCATCGCCTTGAAGTGGTTTTCGGCCAGTATTTTGCCTATGTCACGAATGATTTTAGCTCAGGTGCAAATAATGTCACTCGCTGTGGATTGGATGCCGGTGGTAATTTTATCGACTGTACTATAGTTGGTTCGGGATTTACAAATCCTATTGGCCTGGTATTCAATCCGGAGGGAACGCGAGTATATGTGGCGAATTTTGGTGCTGCCAACACAGTTAGGAAGTGTGATATAGGTATAAATGGTATTTTGCTAAATTGTATTGATTCAGCTGCAATATTCAATAACCCGGTTGGTGTTGCAATTAATCCACAGGGCACAAAAATCTATGTAACTAATAATCTTATGGATAATGTTTCTCGATGCGATTTGGACACTAATGGTAATTTGATTAACTGTACAATTACGGCCCTAATCAATTTTCCCAGAGGCATTGTGTTTAATCCTGCAGGCACAAAAGTGTATGTAACAAATAATACTAACGTGACACGCTGTGATGTTGTGGGGTTTAACGGCGATTTAGTAAATTGTACCCTGGTTGGATTCGGACTTGTTTTACCTGTAGGGATTACATTTAATGCTAGCGGAACCCGGCTTTACACTGTGAGTGGCCCGAATTTTCTTACAGGCGAGATAAATCGGTTTGATGTGGATGCCAATGGTGATCTTGGTAATCCAGCTGTGGCAGGTACGGCCGGTACTACTTCCCGATTCATTGCTCTAAACGCCGATCAGACAATAGCTTATGTAACGAATGCATCAAATGATAATGTTACGAAATGTGAGATTGACATTAATGGAAATTTTACAAATTGTTCAGTAACGGGTTTTAATATGGATGGCGCGACGGGTTTACAGCTGGTTGTTCAGTAGTCAATAGGGTATAGAGAAAATGTAAAAGTCACTGATTTGCATTTAATTTTAAAAATTGCTTGACAGTCAAGGGCGAGATTATTAAACTGCCAATCTCTTTCGGGGCTATAGCTCAGCTGGGAGAGCGCTTGCATGGCATGCAAGAGGTCGGCGGTTCGATCCCGCCTAGCTCCACCATCTCTCTCTGAGAGATGGTTAGAAGAACAGGGTCCCCATCGTCTAGAGGCCCAGGACATCGCCCTTTCACGGCGGTAACGGGGGTTCGAATCCCCCTGGGGACGCCATCCTCCTTAAGTGGAGATGGCTTCAGGATGTACAATGTAGTAGTTTAAAGTTCCAGGTCCCCATCGTCTAGAGGCCTAGGACATCGCCCTTTCACGGCGGTAACGGGGGTTCGAATCCCCCTGGGGACGCCACCTAAATGGTGGATTTTAACTAGTTCGTAACAAATCAGATAATTCTCTTAATGCAATGAAAAACATTGTGTAATCAAGACTGGTACTTCCATGAAGCATTCCCAGCAGCATATCCCAACGCTTTTGAATATCTGTGTTTGCTTCCAGCCAGCTGTCAATCAGTTTACTCGCATTATTTTCCTTGATATTACTTTGTAAGATAGCAATCGCCAGACTGCGTTGCAGGGAATCCAGCTCGTCGCGCAAAGAAAGCCTGGCCATTGTGTTCCAGTGACCCTCTCGTCCATCACTGGCGATCTGATCCCTGAACCAGACTAAATTAAATCGTCCGCCAATCTGAAAATAGACTTCGGCTGTTTTAGTCAGGTTAAGTTTATTCTGAGTAGAGACTTCAATGACATTCAATGCGGTATAAAGTGGTCTGGCAATTGCAATTTTTTGTGCCATATCGGCGGCAAGTCCGGCTTCAACAAATTGATTCACGATTTTTTGCATATAGTCTTTGGTAACGCCGACTATCAGTGTAGGGATTAATGATTCGAGTTTTTTAATAGAACTACCATAGTGCTCAATAATCTGGTGTATGTCGCCATTGAGGCGGTTATTTCTCAAAAACCAGTGAGTTGAAAGATTAAGCAACTGCCTGATTTGGTGCATTAAATCATATTGAGTTTGAACAGGAATTTTGAAATTGGTCGAATCAATCAGATATTGCAGATTGTGAGTGTCATAAATACTTGCAGAAACAGAATAGGCTCGGGCAATGTTAGGAATAGAAGCCCCGGTTTCAACGGACATGCGGTATATAAAAGTCATACCGGCAACATTGACAATTTGATTGCTGAGCTGAGTGGCCACAATCTCCCGTCGCAGACGATGTTCGCACATTGACTGCGGGTATAATTTAGCCAGACGGGCAGGGAAGGCTGATTCCAGGCAATGAATAAAATAGGGATCATCGGATATTTCTGATTTAAGTAATTCCTGGGTTAGATGGATTTTGGAATAAGCCAATAGAACTGCCAGCTCTGGCCTGGTTAAACACTGGCCTGCTGCCTTACGTTCAACCATTTTTTTGTCATCGGGTAAATACTCATTGGCCCGGTTCAATAATCCCGAGCTTTCCAATTCTTTAATATAGGCCTGGTAAAGACTGCCGTATCGCTGAGCACTCAGAGACGAGATACTCATAATTAAAGCCTGACTATAATTATCATTTAGTACCAGTTCTGCTACTTCATCAGTCATTTTAACTAATAGCTGATTCCGTTTTTTTTCAGTCAGATGACCTTTTTGTATTTCTTTGTCCAGTAAAATTTTTATATTTACCTCATGGTCGGAACAATTCACCCCGGCAGCATTGTCAATAAAATCAGTATTGATTAATCCTCCCTGAAGAGCATATTCGATACGCCCTAATTGGGTACAGCCTAAATTACCGCCTTCACCGACCACCCGGCAGCGTAACTCATTGCCATTAACACGGCAAAATTCATTGGTTTTATCGCCAACGTCTGCATGCGATTCGCTGCTTGCCTTGACATATGTTCCGATTCCGCCGTTAAATAATAAATCAACTGGAGCGCGTAAAATAGCCTGAATCAGCTCATTCGGTGTCATGGCATTTTTTTGCGTACCCAGGGCTTCTTTTACCTCAGGGCTTAATACTATCGATTTTACAGACCGTCTGAACACACCGCCGCCGGTAGAGATGAGTTGAGGATTATAATC from Legionella quinlivanii encodes:
- a CDS encoding InlB B-repeat-containing protein; this translates as MSGHKVHLLIHALLGLLSLLFISSVQAATPLWTFIPQTPVELTLTNSAGAEVIYTVQNQSVRPKTLVMMPIAGITQNDVCQLPGKGTCTLKLSIQGNALKGDVLGGPILCQQGDPNQCYQPAPVYSLKIHLVNQPPVQQFTVTPSAGPNGSITPDTPQVVNPGSNLVFMATPAAGFAVKQWLLDGVVAQNGGTSFQLNNIDANHRLEVVFGQYFAYVTNDFSSGANNVTRCGLDAGGNFIDCTIVGSGFTNPIGLVFNPEGTRVYVANFGAANTVRKCDIGINGILLNCIDSAAIFNNPVGVAINPQGTKIYVTNNLMDNVSRCDLDTNGNLINCTITALINFPRGIVFNPAGTKVYVTNNTNVTRCDVVGFNGDLVNCTLVGFGLVLPVGITFNASGTRLYTVSGPNFLTGEINRFDVDANGDLGNPAVAGTAGTTSRFIALNADQTIAYVTNASNDNVTKCEIDINGNFTNCSVTGFNMDGATGLQLVVQ
- a CDS encoding NAD-glutamate dehydrogenase, with translation MLNHWKDELNQQVLKQFGHKKGELISKKYYNAFPLTYSAQNQISAALQDIDYIEKLSDEHRLQINLYEQEGDVFPLHLKLYQYQAFIPLSDILPMLENMGLHTQRENPYQLMLDGKHSVWINDFVINYTNPQCLDIHEVEGNFEEAFIKICNGECENDGFNKLVLTAGLNWREITIIRSYAKYMQQMGIRFSPAYIEKTVENNALLARDLVNLFKLKFALKQNSSTKKQLKELKNKIKAELEAITSLDEDRIMRLYWHLIKASLRTNYFQTTSDGKAKEYLSIKLHSTEIPDLPLPKPLYEIFVYSPRFEGIHLRSAKVARGGLRWSDRREDFRTEILGLMKAQVVKNSVIIPSGAKGGFVLKMVPPGVSREILLKEVIFCYQSFIRGLLDLTDNLVNDQCVSPANTTCYDDNDPYLVVAADKGTASFSDIANGISAEYGFWLGDAFASGGSSGYDHKKIGITARGAWESVKRHFRELDINIENQDFTVVGVGDMSGDVFGNGMIYTPHIRLIAAFDHRHIFLDPNPDAIISYEERVRLFNLPLSSWEDYNPQLISTGGGVFRRSVKSIVLSPEVKEALGTQKNAMTPNELIQAILRAPVDLLFNGGIGTYVKASSESHADVGDKTNEFCRVNGNELRCRVVGEGGNLGCTQLGRIEYALQGGLINTDFIDNAAGVNCSDHEVNIKILLDKEIQKGHLTEKKRNQLLVKMTDEVAELVLNDNYSQALIMSISSLSAQRYGSLYQAYIKELESSGLLNRANEYLPDDKKMVERKAAGQCLTRPELAVLLAYSKIHLTQELLKSEISDDPYFIHCLESAFPARLAKLYPQSMCEHRLRREIVATQLSNQIVNVAGMTFIYRMSVETGASIPNIARAYSVSASIYDTHNLQYLIDSTNFKIPVQTQYDLMHQIRQLLNLSTHWFLRNNRLNGDIHQIIEHYGSSIKKLESLIPTLIVGVTKDYMQKIVNQFVEAGLAADMAQKIAIARPLYTALNVIEVSTQNKLNLTKTAEVYFQIGGRFNLVWFRDQIASDGREGHWNTMARLSLRDELDSLQRSLAIAILQSNIKENNASKLIDSWLEANTDIQKRWDMLLGMLHGSTSLDYTMFFIALRELSDLLRTS